A single genomic interval of Pieris rapae chromosome 23, ilPieRapa1.1, whole genome shotgun sequence harbors:
- the LOC111000945 gene encoding zinc finger protein MSN2 encodes MTATAPELSKSDFFDFVTSNEITDAQYKQQMRSVNVFMESPDSRSNPLLSEEPKEQNNNNLLSITCNQTSSNAMTTATTSNSLQSFDSIWNVDRDRDRLETAMLEDLNKFYWNQDNEISGTHPCTDTAISNKLISNNTDGQIYTLTVLNQDNWVKDEDVSMSSPADIEPNSSLDLESILNMNGFPNDFNQDTLTANILPKVESFSYEENSSENRSTDLNTTTLVKVEPFSYDETEFQGDKKDETNRSPILGTSLLDGQVEFNNNNNDWKLTDQNTESNESLLRSALQGKAFIRYNTLQKSLTKLDAEAELKRVIINNNNKADVPSMYQCDNKDTDAELLMSIAPQNGNVNISILLENPTASVVASGENSTPTQSVDDLLFSQLDVTYSDDYEKLKRITTELGESVQPFCTVEPIDPSRSVYNIHNVNGELVTMIPAGEIQLSQHLQMMTASPTVSSTKSIGKKHKRFQNKNTSPTSQAQSGTAVQAATSTSNGVRKERSLHYCSICSKGFKDKYSVNVHVRTHTGEKPFTCSLCGKSFRQKAHLAKHYQTHIAQKTAAANGAKPTKQR; translated from the coding sequence ATGACGGCCACTGCACCCGAATTATCAAAATCagatttctttgattttgtcACATCCAACGAGATAACAGACGCCCAATACAAACAACAAATGCGATCTGTTAACGTATTCATGGAATCACCGGATTCACGCTCTAATCCTTTATTATCCGAGGAGCCCAAGGAACAGAATAACAACAACCTGCTGAGTATAACGTGTAATCAGACCTCCAGTAATGCTATGACCACGGCAACCACGTCTAATTCATTACAAAGTTTCGACTCCATATGGAATGTGGACAGAGATCGTGATCGTTTAGAAACAGCTATGTTAGAGGATTTGAACAAATTTTACTGGAATCAAGATAATGAGATAAGTGGAACACACCCGTGCACAGATACAGCCATTTCCAATAAACTTATCAGTAATAACACAGATGGGCAGATTTATACCCTCACTGTACTGAATCAAGATAATTGGGTGAAAGACGAGGACGTATCTATGTCTAGCCCGGCTGATATAGAACCAAATTCTTCGCTCGATCTTGAATCTATCTTGAATATGAATGGGTTCCCCAACGACTTCAACCAAGACACGCTGACTGCAAACATACTACCTAAAGTAGAAAGCTTCAGCTATGAAGAGAATTCATCGGAAAACCGAAGTACAGATTTGAACACAACAACACTTGTAAAAGTTGAGCCATTCAGTTACGATGAAACTGAATTCCAAGGAGACAAGAAAGATGAGACAAATCGAAGTCCCATACTTGGTACATCGCTATTAGATGGACAAGTTGaattcaataataacaataatgattGGAAGTTAACAGACCAAAATACGGAATCAAATGAATCATTACTGAGAAGTGCATTGCAGGGTAAAGCTTTCATTCGTTATAACACcttacaaaaaagtttgacAAAACTTGACGCAGAGGCGGAATTAAAAAgggttattattaataataataacaaggCGGATGTCCCgtcaatgtatcagtgtgatAACAAGGACACAGATGCGGAGCTGCTAATGTCAATAGCACCACAGAATGgcaatgtaaatatttcaatattactaGAAAATCCAACTGCAAGTGTTGTTGCCAGTGGTGAAAATTCAACGCCAACACAGAGCGTTGACGATTTATTATTCTCCCAGCTTGACGTGACATATTCTGATGACTATGAGAAACTGAAGAGAATAACAACGGAACTAGGAGAATCGGTACAACCGTTCTGTACTGTGGAGCCTATCGACCCATCACGCagtgtatataatattcacaATGTGAATGGTGAGCTGGTTACGATGATACCAGCTGGAGAGATTCAACTATCCCAACATTTGCAGATGATGACGGCATCCCCAACTGTGTCCAGTACGAAATCAATTGGGAAAAAACATAAAAGGTTTCAGAATAAGAACACTTCTCCAACTTCACAAGCACAATCGGGGACAGCAGTACAAGCGGCGACATCGACATCAAATGGCGTGAGAAAGGAGAGATCCCTCCATTACTGTTCAATCTGCTCGAAAGGGTTCAAAGACAAATACTCAGTAAACGTCCACGTCAGAACGCATACAGGGGAAAAGCCATTCACCTGTTCCTTATGTGGCAAAAGCTTTCGGCAGAAGGCACACCTGGCCAAACATTACCAGACACATATTGCGCAGAAGACAGCTGCAGCGAACGGGGCTAAGCCAACAAAGCAGAGATAA